The window GAGCAACATCTCGACTGCGCCCAAAGCTTTCCGTTTGTGGAGCTGGTTCACTGAGTGCTCACGGCCGGAACTGGCGAGGGAAAGTCCGCACGACCGGGGAAGGGAACATCTCCTCTGTGAGCTTTCTTGCCGTTACAGAACACATCATATccagagaaacgcgttcCGTCGTGCCTCAGCTTATTACTCGACCGTACTTTGAGGCTAGACGGCTTACAACAGGATTGCCTTATACACACATACCAGGTAGCAGCCACACAGGATCCTCTCGCGGCAAGCatccgaatataagccggTGCACACCGACGCTGTTGTTTTTACAAGCCGAGGCCGACAGCTTTTTTTCGTTGATGGCGCACGCTGTGTCTGCTTGAATCTTCTGGGTAGAAAGCGAATGTGGGCTTCAACTTGCGCGCGCATGTTCGAGAGGGCGTGCGGTTCTCCGTTCCCTTACTTTTTCTTCGATttctcctcggcttctttcGAACTTTCCTCACCTTTTTGAGGCCGTGAAGACTCCTCTTTCGTTCGAACACAATGGCGAAGCGCACGAAGAAGGTAGGGACAATATTTCCGTGAAACttgcggaaaagagaacaacGGGTGTGGGGGAAAGACCGTTTTGAGGGCCTTTGCCGGAAAGGGGACTCGAAGCGAAGTCTTTTTTTTAACAGAGGAATCCCCACCACCTTTTCCAATGAAATCTCGACTTCTGGCTCGTCCCGAGGTTGCCGTTTTCCCGTGTTCCCcccttcttgtctctcacCGGGTTCTCGGGGACTCAGCACACATGCTACGTTGTCCGtcacttcctctctctccacgtgctCCTCGTGTTCTAAAACGACTGGGAGTCTTCCGAGAAcgcgtttgcctttttttcggcTTCTTCAGAGACATCCGCGTCttcagaaagagaaacgcgtcggGACAGGGGTTCGCATTTCCTCTCGAGCTCGTGCATGTGGATCTGTGTACCTGCACGCGTTCCCCCGTTGTTTTTAGAATTTTTGTGGAGTTTTCCCGTGGTGCCTTCCCGAGAAGGGCGCTACCCGTTCGAAACACTCTCCGCTCAGTCATGTCCACACCGAGATGGACGCGCGGGAGTACGAGGCggtttgcatgcgcttcaTCTGTGTTCGGTCTGTTGGCGCCGTGGTCAAAATGCGTACACTGCGGAAGGATGGAGTTCAGCATGCATGgagtgaagagaaaagcgagacgcggtGTGGGTTTTCGGCGTCCTTCccgttgtgtctctcccgtaTGAGGCACCGAAACAGTTTGCTCCTCAAGATCCCGGGATACGCGGATAAAAGGCATcaaatgcacatatatatatatataccttTACTTGGATAAATGGAAGTAGGCGTGGGAGCATGCGCCTTCATGCACAAATTATGCCTTTTAAACCTCTTgctgtatatgtgtatatatgcatgcgtgtagcggcatctatatctatatctgtacTGCTCTGTGCGTTTTATGAAGTTTTTGGTTAGGTTTGTGGTGCCGAACGTGTTTCTCTCGATTCGCACTCTCCAAGAGCGTCCTTTGAgtgcctgcgtcgctgcaACGAGCACAGGGCGTTCCAACGGGGTGCAAAACCGAGgcgtgtttttctgcgtctttggCTCTCGAAAACGCCGCATTTCTTCCGAAGGGGAGTGTGGAAAATGCATGCGTTGGCTGGAGCTTCAACAGCTGTGGAAGCCCCCGCCAGTTTGTGAAGGCCTCGGAGAGAAGGCCCAGGCGCGGGCAGAGACGAATCTCGACGCGTTTCCgcgttccgtctcttcgcctccgtgaGATGGATCTGCGACGTCTGTTCTCGGTCTGACAGATGAGTGTTTTGGCTAGGGATGTGTCTGTGCGTTGGAAAGGCGCAAGACAAGGAGCTGTTCAAAACTTGGTGTGTACATCTTTTTTCTGGTGTCTCGAACAGAGTTTGGAGAGATGAGAAgacgcttcgtctcctgttttGTCGCGTCGCAGGTCGGAGTCGTCGGTAAATACGGCACTCGCTACGGCGCTTCTCTGAGGAAGCAGGTGAAGAAGATCGAATTGCAGCAGCACGCCAAGTATTCCTGCCCCTTTTGCGGCAAGGTGAGCCTGCGTCTTTTCGACGCTTCCAAGTCGTCTTTTCCATCTTCGCGCTCGCACACCTAAAACACCTGGACAAAAGCACAAACGTGTATCTCGACAGATCAAGCGAGAAAAACTCGGAAGATTTGTGGTTTGTCCGCATATAGACATAgaactatatatatatatatatgtaatggatacacacatgcatctcTGTTTGGTCGATCGGAGCTGTCTCGCGAGCAGTGtgtgtgcacacacacacacacgtcgaGAGATCCACAAGGTGTATAGGAAACCTGGGTTCCCAGTGCCCAGAGCcatggagagacgcgcgcgtaTCTCGACATCGATTTGTGAGTTTGTGAGAATTTCTATGCAGATGTCAAAGTGGCGacgccgttttttttttctgcgacggcatttttctctctctgttgcgtctctgttcctctctctgcagatgGCGACGAAGCGCCAAGCCGTCGGGATCTGGAAGTGCCGAGGATGCTCGAAAGTGATGACCGGAGGAGCCTGGACTCTTCAGACGGCAGCCGCAGCGACCGTGCGCTCCACAGTCGCTCGCCTGCGCAAGCAAATCGGCGAGACCCAGACGGTGTGAGCGGAActttcgcgcgtctcttcgagATTTGTGCCTGCCGACTCTCGACGTTGCAACGCGCGTTTGTGCTGGCGTTTCGCCCTTTCGAGGGAAAGGCGGCAGAACGCGTgacagcagagaacgcgcgcggggcgaggcACTGGGGGCTCTCGAagggagagcggaagaggagtGGTCTAACGCCTGCAAAAACTCTTAACCAATCGCATGTTTACCAGTTTCGATGTTTTCATGTCTCTTCTACCTGTCTCCATGTTCTAACTCGTGTCTCGAAAGTCTCTTCCCGGGAACTTCCCAAGACACACCACAGGCGCCGAAACCGACGCCGGCTCTCGGCACAGACAACCAAACCGCTCATCGTTTCATGGTTAGAGAATGATGTCCGGTGATTGGAGACTCGACAATCTCGAGAGTTGCAGGAGCTGAGTAGAGCTGTATGAGGGTAGAGACACATGCAGATATCTGTAGCATGCAGATATATGTTTGGGaacggcgcgagaggaaaaacatcTCGGCTGTGTTTCGGAGCGGGTATCACAAGTCCCCATCCCTCACACACATTCGCACCGATCGCTTCGGGAACCGAGCACGCGGAGTTACGAAAAGAAACCTCAGAAAAGGGGGCTGTGATCTCTTACGCGGGCGACTCTGCTGgtgctctcttttcctcgaaTCTGGAGAACGTCACCGCGTTTTCCACGTGGAttcacagagagacgcgaaaccaCTTGAGTTTCACACTCCCGAGAATAAGAGAAAGTAACTAGAAGACATTTGCATGCCGAAACCACCATGCAAAGCGTTTCACTCTCTGACCCACTAAGCAGGTATAGACGCCTCTAAATGCATATTTGTGAATAGCTAGGTAGACCGCGGCTAAAAACCACTCGATGTACATTTAGGTTCATAGAAGCCCTTTCGAACAGCGCAGCTTCGATCCGTGCACCAGATAGGTAACGCTGTAATCCCATACATGAAACGGAACTCTGCTGAGCGTTCAAATCGTTATTTTTCCCCTTAGTGTGCCACGAACTTTCACGACACTGAACGGCCAGATGCAGAAAAGTCGCCGCCGACTCGCCCTCTGCGTTGGCGGAGCTTTTTCTGAAACTGCGCGCGTTTGTGTTTAAAAAAACAAACGTCCTCAAGAAATGCTCGATGATTCGGCTGTACGAACAAGAAATCCAGCGTCGACCGAACCTGCCTTGATACACACTCCCATTTTTTGATTGGACCGTGAGGAAAGGCAACCGAGGCGTGCCTCGTAGACACAAGGAGCGGAAATACCGCAGGCAACACTCACTTCCGCTTGAAAGAGACGGAATTTGTATTCGTGCAGGAAGACTTGTCAGTTGTGTAGTCGGCCCCGTGGAAATGCGTTGTCGCTCAGAAGAAAAGAATTGACGAAAATCCGAGGACCGTCTTGGAAGAAAAACCCGAAAATCACAGAGAACGGACTCTCCATGAGATCATGTCTCCAAGGGAAAGAGTGAGAAAGTAAGtgcaggagaaaaacgacaaCGCGTCGAGAGGACGCTCTCCTAACCTCTCTTCCGCACCTTTCCGCGTCTaatctttctttctctctctatatatatctatacataccGGTGACTCTCTACGTGTTTATATCGCTCTATACACACCGGTGACTCTCTACGTGTTTATATCGATCTAAATATgttatatatacatgcgtgtatgtgtgaGCTTGCAGTCGGCGTCCACACACAAAACTGGAGAGGATTCAAACGCAGGTTCCGCAAGAAAACGCTCGTTCTCCATTCCAGCCGAGGTCCAATGTCTCTCAAGCAATACGCTCATACATCTAGATATGCTTATCTTTACCTctttatatttatatatgtatgcacgTATATGAGCAGACATTCTGTGAAGAGATGTGGACAGTCCAGTGCATTTTGGGTGCCGATTTTCTCCTGTTCGGAGAGAGTTGAAGCACGTCGATGACTGTGGCGGCGTTTCCAGCAGAAAGCTTCTTGAGAAGAAATGCGAGAGGTTTGAGGCAGCCCCGCTCCGCACATTGGCGAAATGACAAGCACCTCCAcatgtacgtacacctcgtCTCAgattctttcctcttctccacccTCCTCACCGTCCCCTGTTACCGAggcttttccctctctgcacgcaggcacatatacatgtaccCAGGACTAGAAAAAAGACCACAAATACATCCTGTATATCCGTTGCAGATGTGCATTAACACACAGATATCTCCATCCAAATCTCAATGtaacatatacatatatatacatgtatatatatatatatatatatatccatagATGAACACCCGCTTTCTTCCAGAGAGTCCGGGAGACGTGCGCCCCGGGTCTTTGCTTGCACCCAGAAGGCTCCGGAGCTGTAGGAATACCCCGGACCTCCGAAACAGACCAcgtgctttcttctcttctgcggcgAAGCAAACACTCGCCTCATCCCCACAGATAAATCCACTTACATACACAGAAACTCAGAGATACACAacacattcatatatacatatacgcatgcatatttaCACTGATAAATGTGTACGTGCACTTTCCTTTGTGTTGTGTCACCTACCTACACGAAAACATAcccataaatatatatatatatatatatatatatgtccatAGATGGGTGCTGTGGAGTGCCGAGGATCGGCTTATATAAGGGGATTTTGCTCTGCAAAGGCGAAGGCCTTGGCTGCAGCGAGAGCGCCGGAGTTGCTCGGCTGCGTTGGCCGGTGCGTCTCGTCACTCCTCGTTACTTCCCTCAAATGCGCTCCCGTTGGAGCCgtcgaagaggcggaagaggaagaagaggatgaagaggaaTCAGGCGAAACTTTATTTTGGGCGTAGGGCCGTTCCACGCGCGCCTGTT of the Neospora caninum Liverpool complete genome, chromosome XII genome contains:
- a CDS encoding Ribosomal protein L37a, related; its protein translation is MAKRTKKVGVVGKYGTRYGASLRKQVKKIELQQHAKYSCPFCGKMATKRQAVGIWKCRGCSKVMTGGAWTLQTAAAATVRSTVARLRKQIGETQTV